The following are encoded together in the Kribbella sp. CA-293567 genome:
- a CDS encoding diacylglycerol kinase family protein, translated as MNHHPPTHVGRALTVVLGVLPFTVVTLLVFGGWPPLRRWDESVASRVAAYGAAHPSMVDVWQVTGAVILPWTSRAVILVVAAYLWHRRARLLTVWLIVSAGAELGLVQAVLHIFDRSRPAQVLVETGGWSYVSGHATAAFVMAGALGVVLPSVRGWRRRFRLLVTLPTIAVVLIASIDRVLLNAHWVSDVLGGWALGLAILTATSIGFGLRPGLRRRRRRTAADEHSASSVPPRAAVIVNPIKVGDGVAFRRKVTRALAVRGFDDPLWLETRQDDAGNTMAKRAIENESDLVLVAGGDGTVRVVCAALANTGIPVGVIPAGTGNLLARNLHIPLDLDDALERILDGRDRRIDLVKVSGDGLDTDRFAVMAGLGLDAAIITGAPPILKAQLGWTAYLVSAAKNINHPSVRVRITLDDDEQVERRVRTVVIGNVGMLQANIPLLPDARPDDGLIDVVVIAPRRVTQWPLVFWRVMTRTKRTEMYLERFTGRKVEVVATADVQRQLDGDGIGPGRTLTAEVEPGSLVVRVPKRR; from the coding sequence ATGAACCATCACCCACCCACTCACGTCGGCCGGGCGCTGACGGTCGTGCTGGGGGTGCTGCCGTTCACCGTGGTGACCCTGCTGGTCTTCGGGGGCTGGCCGCCGCTGCGCCGCTGGGACGAGTCGGTGGCGTCCCGGGTGGCGGCGTACGGGGCGGCGCACCCGAGCATGGTCGACGTCTGGCAGGTGACGGGCGCGGTGATCCTGCCCTGGACCTCGCGGGCCGTCATCCTGGTCGTCGCCGCCTACCTCTGGCACCGGCGGGCCCGGCTGCTGACCGTCTGGCTGATCGTCTCCGCGGGCGCCGAGCTCGGGCTGGTGCAGGCGGTACTGCATATCTTCGACCGGTCCCGGCCCGCTCAGGTACTGGTCGAGACCGGCGGCTGGTCCTATGTTTCCGGGCATGCCACGGCCGCGTTCGTGATGGCCGGCGCTCTGGGTGTGGTGCTGCCGTCGGTCCGTGGCTGGCGACGCCGTTTCCGGCTGCTGGTGACCCTGCCGACGATCGCGGTGGTCCTGATCGCGTCGATCGACCGGGTGCTGCTCAACGCGCACTGGGTGTCCGACGTACTCGGTGGCTGGGCACTGGGACTGGCGATCCTGACCGCGACGTCGATCGGGTTCGGGCTGCGGCCGGGGCTGCGGCGCCGGCGGCGGCGTACTGCGGCGGACGAGCACAGCGCGTCCTCGGTGCCGCCTCGCGCGGCGGTGATCGTCAACCCGATCAAGGTGGGCGACGGGGTGGCGTTCCGGCGCAAGGTGACCCGCGCGCTGGCCGTCCGCGGCTTCGACGATCCGCTCTGGCTGGAGACCCGCCAGGACGACGCCGGGAACACGATGGCCAAGCGCGCGATCGAGAACGAGTCGGACCTGGTGCTGGTCGCGGGCGGTGACGGCACGGTCCGGGTGGTCTGCGCCGCGCTGGCCAACACCGGTATCCCGGTCGGCGTGATCCCGGCCGGTACCGGCAACCTGCTGGCCCGCAACCTGCACATCCCGCTCGATCTGGACGACGCGCTGGAGCGCATCCTGGACGGTCGCGACCGGCGGATCGACCTGGTCAAGGTCTCCGGTGACGGGCTCGACACCGATCGCTTCGCGGTGATGGCGGGGCTCGGGCTGGACGCGGCGATCATCACCGGGGCGCCACCGATCCTCAAGGCGCAGCTCGGCTGGACGGCGTACCTGGTCTCGGCGGCCAAGAACATCAACCACCCGTCGGTGAGGGTCAGGATCACGCTGGACGACGACGAGCAGGTCGAGCGCCGGGTCCGCACCGTGGTGATCGGCAACGTCGGCATGCTGCAGGCGAACATCCCGCTGCTCCCGGACGCCCGCCCCGACGACGGTCTGATCGACGTCGTCGTGATCGCTCCTCGCCGGGTGACCCAGTGGCCACTGGTGTTCTGGCGGGTGATGACGCGGACCAAACGCACGGAGATGTATCTGGAGCGCTTCACCGGCCGCAAGGTGGAGGTCGTGGCGACGGCCGACGTCCAGCGGCAGCTCGACGGCGACGGCATCGGCCCCGGCCGGACGCTCACCGCCGAGGTCGAGCCCGGCTCGCTGGTGGTCCGGGTCCCCAAGCGCCGCTGA
- the serS gene encoding serine--tRNA ligase: protein MIDAKLLRETPDVVRASLTKRGESTDLVDQVLAADGDRRSSIAAFESLRAEQKGLGKQVAQAKGDERTALLERTKALAAEVKANEAAATETEARFDELAGKLPNLVSDQAPVGGEKDFVVLEEIGKPRDFAAEGFEPRDHLELGELLGAIDMERGAKVSGARFYFLKGVGALLQLGMLQLAIAQAVENGFTPMITPTLVKPEVMGGTGYLNAHDDVYRLEEPELYLVGTSEVPLAGYHMDEIIDVSAGPVRYAGWSSCYRREAGSYGKDTRGIIRVHQFDKVEMFSYCNLEDAAAEHQRLLGWEKEMLDKMELAYRVIDTATGDLGASAYRKFDCEAWVPTQGAYRELTSTSNCTDFQARRLNIRHRDADGRPRPVATLNGTLATTRWLVAILETHQLADGSVRVPAALRPYVGGREILEPVGR from the coding sequence GTGATCGATGCCAAATTGCTCCGTGAGACCCCCGATGTCGTCCGTGCGTCCCTGACCAAGCGCGGCGAGAGTACCGACCTGGTCGACCAGGTGCTGGCGGCCGACGGTGATCGCCGATCGTCCATCGCGGCGTTCGAGTCGCTGCGGGCGGAGCAGAAGGGCCTCGGCAAGCAGGTCGCGCAGGCCAAGGGCGACGAGCGCACCGCGCTGCTCGAGCGCACCAAGGCGCTGGCCGCCGAGGTGAAGGCCAACGAGGCCGCCGCCACCGAGACCGAGGCGCGCTTCGACGAACTGGCCGGCAAGCTGCCGAACCTGGTCTCCGACCAGGCTCCGGTCGGCGGCGAGAAGGACTTCGTCGTGCTGGAGGAGATCGGCAAGCCGCGCGACTTCGCCGCCGAGGGCTTCGAGCCCCGGGACCACCTCGAGCTGGGCGAGCTGCTCGGCGCGATCGACATGGAGCGCGGCGCGAAGGTGTCCGGCGCCCGGTTCTACTTCCTCAAGGGCGTCGGCGCGCTGCTCCAGCTCGGCATGCTCCAGCTGGCCATCGCCCAGGCGGTCGAGAACGGCTTCACCCCGATGATCACGCCGACCCTGGTCAAGCCCGAGGTGATGGGCGGCACCGGCTACCTGAACGCCCATGACGACGTCTACCGGCTGGAGGAGCCCGAGCTCTACCTGGTCGGTACGTCGGAGGTGCCGCTGGCCGGCTACCACATGGACGAGATCATCGACGTCTCCGCCGGACCCGTCCGGTACGCCGGCTGGTCGTCCTGCTACCGCCGCGAGGCCGGGTCCTACGGGAAGGACACCCGTGGGATCATTCGCGTCCACCAGTTCGACAAGGTGGAGATGTTCTCCTACTGCAACCTGGAGGACGCCGCCGCGGAGCACCAGCGGCTGCTCGGCTGGGAGAAGGAGATGCTGGACAAGATGGAGCTGGCCTACCGGGTGATCGACACCGCCACCGGTGACCTGGGCGCCTCGGCGTACCGGAAGTTCGACTGCGAGGCCTGGGTGCCGACCCAGGGCGCGTACCGCGAACTCACCTCGACGTCGAACTGCACCGACTTCCAGGCCCGCCGGCTGAACATCCGGCACCGCGACGCCGACGGCCGGCCGCGCCCGGTCGCGACGCTGAACGGCACGCTGGCCACCACCCGCTGGCTGGTCGCCATCCTGGAGACCCACCAGCTGGCCGACGGTTCGGTCCGGGTGCCGGCGGCGCTCCGCCCGTACGTCGGCGGCCGCGAGATCCTCGAGCCGGTGGGCAGATGA
- a CDS encoding HAD family hydrolase — MGDRVAERYGGRVPIPEVVRPPRLVATDLDGTLVHSDRSISPRTRAAVLAIQEAGAQFVMVTARPPRWLHELADLVGAHGVAIVANGAILYDVVQRKAIRTALIDPAIGLEIALAIRAAVPEVEFAIERADRYGQEPRYLNRWPTPDDTLVAEVEELLSEPAAKLLVRHPEWHSDELLARVGAVVGTRVTASHSGGHSLVEISASGVSKAAMLAEFAAELGITAAESIAFGDSLNDLPMLAWAGTSYGMGNAHPDVLAMADVVCPTNDEDGVATVLEELFGLD, encoded by the coding sequence ATGGGCGACAGAGTCGCAGAAAGATACGGTGGTCGGGTGCCGATCCCCGAAGTAGTTCGCCCACCTCGTCTGGTCGCAACCGATCTTGACGGAACCTTAGTACACAGTGATCGTTCGATCTCGCCGCGGACCAGGGCCGCCGTGCTGGCGATCCAGGAAGCCGGCGCCCAGTTCGTCATGGTGACCGCCCGGCCGCCGCGCTGGCTGCACGAGCTGGCCGACCTGGTCGGCGCGCACGGCGTAGCGATCGTTGCCAACGGCGCCATTCTGTACGACGTCGTTCAGCGCAAGGCGATCCGGACCGCGTTGATCGATCCGGCGATCGGTCTGGAGATCGCGCTCGCGATCCGGGCCGCCGTACCGGAGGTCGAGTTCGCGATCGAGCGCGCCGACCGTTACGGACAGGAACCGAGGTATCTCAATCGGTGGCCGACGCCGGACGACACGTTGGTCGCCGAGGTCGAGGAGCTGCTGTCCGAGCCGGCCGCGAAACTGCTGGTCCGCCATCCCGAGTGGCATTCGGACGAGCTGCTGGCGCGGGTCGGCGCGGTGGTCGGCACACGGGTGACGGCCAGCCACAGTGGCGGTCACAGCCTGGTGGAGATCTCGGCGAGCGGAGTCTCGAAGGCGGCGATGCTGGCCGAGTTCGCGGCGGAGCTGGGAATCACGGCGGCCGAGTCGATCGCGTTCGGCGACTCGCTGAACGATCTGCCGATGCTCGCCTGGGCCGGAACGTCGTACGGGATGGGCAACGCGCATCCCGACGTACTGGCGATGGCCGATGTCGTCTGCCCGACGAACGACGAGGACGGTGTCGCCACCGTCCTCGAAGAACTCTTCGGCCTCGACTGA
- a CDS encoding WhiB family transcriptional regulator, with protein MTGCTARTDIFQHRLMEEPPPASATRRTRERYDQLVREAKAVCASCPMFTDCLFSAVAEHDVSGFVAGTTAAQRRSMRNLLDVEVQADDFDQLAGARGTRRPVSHEEVLRLRTQYPNDSLESLAMRLGCSLSTVKRHLRRARRGQSPATKAPRPRPEVNAVLDAFDAVVDRPRQSPRPGNTRVA; from the coding sequence ATGACGGGCTGCACTGCACGCACGGACATCTTCCAGCACCGGTTGATGGAAGAGCCGCCGCCGGCTTCGGCGACGCGGCGGACCCGGGAACGCTACGACCAGCTGGTCCGTGAGGCCAAGGCCGTCTGCGCGTCCTGCCCGATGTTCACCGACTGCCTGTTCAGCGCCGTCGCCGAGCATGATGTCAGCGGCTTCGTGGCCGGCACCACGGCCGCGCAGCGACGCTCTATGCGCAACCTGCTGGACGTCGAGGTCCAGGCGGACGACTTCGACCAGCTCGCCGGCGCTCGGGGGACGCGCCGGCCGGTCAGCCACGAAGAAGTGCTGCGGCTGCGCACGCAGTACCCGAACGACAGCCTGGAATCGCTGGCCATGCGGCTGGGTTGCTCGCTGTCGACCGTCAAGCGCCATCTGCGCCGGGCCCGTCGCGGCCAGAGCCCGGCCACCAAGGCTCCGCGTCCCCGCCCGGAGGTGAACGCCGTCCTGGACGCGTTCGACGCCGTGGTGGACCGGCCGCGGCAGTCACCTCGTCCTGGCAACACCCGCGTCGCCTGA
- a CDS encoding DUF4446 family protein encodes MSSTLAGAFGIAALFVAVLALVFAIQALRAQSGVPKPAAKLPAAPQPQPQVQSAPQPEAKPGTVKSELRRLSKELEDARSELRDTLQHLAVVRYDAYGDMGGRLSWSMALLDDNGDGVVLTSINSRNDARSYAKEVKSFESESKLSPEEGEALETLRKEAAQPRHTPGQS; translated from the coding sequence GTGTCTTCGACGTTAGCCGGTGCTTTCGGGATCGCCGCTCTGTTCGTGGCGGTGCTCGCCCTCGTGTTCGCCATCCAGGCGCTGAGGGCGCAGTCCGGCGTGCCGAAGCCCGCGGCGAAACTCCCAGCCGCCCCGCAACCGCAGCCCCAGGTCCAGTCGGCGCCCCAGCCCGAGGCCAAGCCGGGCACGGTCAAATCGGAGCTCCGGCGGCTGAGCAAGGAGCTCGAGGACGCCCGCAGCGAGCTTCGCGACACCCTCCAGCACCTGGCCGTCGTGCGGTACGACGCCTACGGCGACATGGGCGGTCGGCTCTCCTGGTCGATGGCGCTGCTCGACGACAACGGCGACGGCGTCGTGCTCACCTCGATCAACAGCCGCAACGACGCCCGCTCCTACGCGAAGGAAGTCAAGTCCTTCGAGAGCGAGTCGAAGCTGTCCCCGGAAGAGGGCGAAGCCCTCGAAACCCTCCGCAAAGAGGCTGCCCAACCCCGCCACACCCCCGGTCAGTCCTGA
- the larB gene encoding nickel pincer cofactor biosynthesis protein LarB, whose product MTHLPDSSPDGGPLPGVHDLGYARLDTDRLERTGDAEVVYGAGKTPEQIVGLLQTLHETHPGHAVLATRLSEEAQAVVSAALPQAIVDPVGRTAVLGAAPVLRGTVAVVAAGTSDAPVAAEAATTVGVFGANVDLITDVGVAGLHRIMSVRERLNAADCLIVVAGMEGALPSVVGGLVGVPLVAVPTSVGYGASFGGVAALLGMLNSCAPGVTVVNIDNGFGAGVFAARVARRAAPAEVKSQ is encoded by the coding sequence GTGACTCATTTGCCTGATTCAAGCCCGGACGGCGGCCCACTGCCCGGAGTGCATGACCTCGGCTACGCACGCCTCGACACGGATCGCCTGGAGCGCACAGGGGATGCCGAGGTGGTCTACGGCGCCGGGAAGACGCCGGAGCAGATCGTCGGGCTGCTGCAGACCCTGCACGAGACCCACCCGGGTCACGCCGTACTGGCGACTCGCCTGAGCGAGGAGGCGCAGGCTGTCGTCTCCGCAGCCCTGCCGCAGGCAATAGTCGACCCGGTAGGCCGTACTGCGGTGCTCGGGGCTGCCCCGGTACTGCGTGGCACGGTGGCGGTCGTAGCAGCCGGTACTTCGGATGCGCCGGTGGCCGCTGAAGCAGCCACGACGGTCGGTGTGTTCGGGGCGAACGTCGATCTGATCACCGATGTCGGGGTGGCGGGGCTGCATCGCATCATGAGCGTGCGGGAGCGTCTGAACGCCGCGGACTGCCTGATCGTGGTCGCCGGGATGGAAGGCGCGTTGCCGAGCGTCGTGGGCGGACTCGTCGGAGTGCCGCTGGTCGCCGTACCGACCTCTGTCGGGTACGGCGCCTCGTTCGGTGGGGTGGCGGCGCTGCTGGGGATGCTGAACTCCTGCGCGCCCGGGGTGACCGTGGTGAACATCGACAACGGGTTCGGGGCCGGGGTGTTCGCTGCTCGGGTGGCGCGACGCGCGGCGCCGGCGGAGGTGAAGTCGCAGTGA
- a CDS encoding cupin domain-containing protein: protein MQKLVGAGEFQRAEPNHFAEQLRTESLSVGTYSIPAGGVDDQAPHHEDEIYVVTAGRATIVTPGGTEPIGPGDVLFVPAEEEHRFTEVTEDLALLVFFAPPYSGR from the coding sequence ATGCAGAAGCTAGTGGGAGCCGGCGAGTTCCAGCGGGCCGAGCCGAATCATTTCGCGGAGCAGTTGAGGACCGAGTCGTTGTCGGTGGGGACCTACTCGATTCCCGCGGGCGGCGTCGACGACCAGGCGCCGCATCACGAGGACGAGATCTACGTCGTCACCGCCGGCCGGGCCACCATCGTGACGCCCGGCGGCACCGAACCGATCGGGCCGGGTGACGTGCTCTTCGTACCGGCGGAGGAAGAACACCGCTTCACCGAGGTCACCGAGGACCTGGCGCTGCTGGTGTTCTTCGCCCCGCCGTACTCCGGCCGCTGA
- the larC gene encoding nickel pincer cofactor biosynthesis protein LarC: MRVAWIDCAAGASGDMLLGAFLSAGADLEVVNAAVAAVDPSLSVTVEQTSRHQIAATKASVRVAGELHPENFPDGSASGKEGGVAQAVGGAAHGGAGHEHGGAGHGGAAHEHGGAEGDGVGHGHGHGHGEDAASGGHTRTWAEVRRLIEAAGLADAVRDRALDTFARLARAEGQAHGVEPDDVHFHEVGALDAIADIVGVAAASVALELDRVIVSTIALGGGRQVRGQHGGIPVPGPAVLALLSEADAPVVGGTAPYEMTTPTGAALLASLADDYGLLPPMRIQQTGVGAGGRDPVEVPNIVRVIVGDALDRPASELVYETNVDDLDPRIWPQVLARLMEAGAADAWLTPILMKKGRPAHTLSVLVGGANAEEVRSVILSETSAIGLRESQVRKHAADREFASVEVDGQRIHVKIARYGGQVVNVQPEYDDVAAAAAVLRKPIKTVLAKAIAAGHDLWS; the protein is encoded by the coding sequence GTGAGAGTCGCCTGGATCGACTGCGCGGCCGGTGCCTCCGGCGACATGCTGCTTGGAGCTTTCCTGTCGGCCGGAGCTGATCTGGAAGTCGTCAACGCGGCGGTCGCCGCGGTGGATCCGTCGCTGTCGGTCACGGTCGAGCAGACCAGCCGGCACCAGATCGCTGCTACCAAAGCGTCGGTCAGAGTCGCCGGGGAGTTGCATCCGGAGAACTTCCCGGACGGTTCCGCGTCGGGGAAGGAAGGCGGAGTCGCGCAGGCGGTTGGCGGGGCTGCGCACGGCGGGGCTGGGCATGAGCACGGCGGGGCTGGGCACGGCGGAGCAGCGCACGAGCATGGCGGGGCTGAGGGCGATGGGGTTGGGCACGGCCATGGGCATGGGCATGGTGAGGACGCCGCGAGTGGTGGGCATACCCGGACCTGGGCGGAAGTCCGGCGGCTGATCGAGGCCGCGGGACTGGCTGACGCCGTACGCGACCGGGCGTTGGACACCTTCGCCCGGCTGGCCAGGGCGGAGGGACAGGCTCATGGCGTCGAGCCCGACGACGTGCACTTCCACGAGGTCGGGGCGCTGGACGCGATCGCGGACATCGTCGGGGTGGCTGCCGCTTCGGTGGCGTTGGAGCTCGATCGCGTCATCGTCTCGACCATCGCGCTCGGTGGTGGGCGGCAGGTGCGGGGACAGCACGGAGGCATTCCGGTGCCCGGTCCCGCGGTGCTCGCGCTGCTGTCCGAGGCCGACGCGCCCGTGGTCGGCGGCACAGCGCCGTACGAGATGACGACGCCGACCGGCGCGGCACTGCTGGCCTCCCTGGCGGACGACTACGGGCTGCTGCCGCCGATGCGGATCCAGCAGACCGGGGTCGGCGCGGGCGGCCGCGACCCGGTCGAGGTACCGAACATCGTCCGCGTGATCGTCGGTGACGCACTCGACCGGCCGGCCAGCGAACTCGTCTACGAGACCAACGTCGACGACCTCGACCCGCGGATCTGGCCGCAGGTCCTGGCCCGGCTGATGGAGGCCGGCGCGGCCGACGCCTGGCTGACCCCGATCCTGATGAAGAAGGGTCGCCCGGCGCACACCCTGTCGGTGCTGGTCGGCGGCGCGAACGCCGAGGAGGTCCGCTCGGTGATCCTGTCGGAGACCTCCGCGATCGGTCTGCGCGAGTCGCAGGTCCGCAAGCACGCGGCCGACCGTGAATTCGCGAGCGTCGAGGTCGACGGGCAGCGCATCCACGTCAAGATCGCCCGGTACGGCGGTCAGGTGGTCAACGTCCAGCCCGAGTACGACGACGTCGCCGCGGCCGCCGCGGTCCTGCGCAAGCCGATCAAGACCGTCCTCGCCAAGGCGATCGCGGCCGGTCACGACCTCTGGAGCTAG
- a CDS encoding DUF2029 domain-containing protein, whose translation MSTDKTSSAGTGDVEVVAGSPTADRDGKRAVGLYLASTALMVAAGLLGPSVVVLTLTNRHAWLPSYWFDAKPNDWLVTMMIYVAILLGGYGVFLAARAIKNGWAPRVQRLVALGIGTTAAVTLVPPMASGDVLIYAAYGRIMSLGGNPYTTAPADTIRLGYDPVIAATERPWQGAKSVYGPIATWIQWFSSWVGGDSMQLTVWMLQLSVAVSLIVSGLLLMKLVGPDLVARRRVAMLALGNPLLLWTVLAGAHNDSIAVMFAIIALVLFRRHLFWAGVMLGVAGCTKLSIGLVGVAMLWSLRADRRKAITFCLGAGVAMVGLYAVVGVQALQQARSNSAYISTGTPHKVLLSFFTLFLPNGLVRTVIAIAAWAGLIVVAILLSQVFPKSLVPRTHPDDHTPEAIRYTAIYGIAWIVTAMYSLPWYDVIAWVALAAVAASKVDKWMVIRTTMIAIAYVPGRDPNARQVAPFLSDSLEWFSTRLRDTICPAIELAVLVGLIVWARRNGAQWWPYDWPRRKAEPKTEKTV comes from the coding sequence ATGAGTACCGACAAGACGAGCAGCGCCGGGACGGGCGATGTTGAGGTGGTCGCGGGTTCGCCGACGGCCGATCGGGACGGCAAGCGGGCGGTCGGGCTCTACCTGGCTTCCACCGCCCTGATGGTCGCCGCCGGGCTGCTCGGGCCGTCCGTGGTGGTTCTCACGCTGACCAACCGGCACGCCTGGCTGCCGTCGTACTGGTTCGACGCGAAGCCGAACGACTGGCTCGTGACGATGATGATCTACGTCGCGATCCTGCTCGGTGGCTACGGCGTCTTCCTGGCCGCCCGGGCGATCAAGAACGGCTGGGCCCCGCGGGTCCAGCGATTAGTTGCCCTAGGCATCGGTACGACGGCCGCCGTCACGCTGGTGCCGCCGATGGCGTCCGGCGACGTGCTGATCTACGCGGCGTACGGGCGGATCATGTCGCTCGGCGGCAACCCGTACACGACCGCCCCGGCCGACACCATCCGGCTCGGCTACGACCCGGTGATCGCGGCGACCGAGCGGCCGTGGCAGGGCGCGAAGAGCGTCTACGGCCCGATCGCGACCTGGATCCAGTGGTTCTCGTCCTGGGTCGGCGGCGACTCGATGCAGCTCACCGTCTGGATGCTGCAGCTGTCCGTCGCGGTCAGCCTGATCGTCTCCGGACTTCTGCTGATGAAGCTGGTCGGCCCCGACCTGGTCGCCCGCCGCCGGGTCGCGATGCTGGCCCTCGGCAACCCGCTGCTGCTGTGGACCGTGCTGGCCGGCGCGCACAACGACTCGATCGCGGTGATGTTCGCGATCATCGCGCTGGTGCTGTTCCGCCGGCATCTGTTCTGGGCCGGCGTCATGCTCGGCGTCGCGGGCTGCACGAAACTCTCGATCGGTCTGGTCGGCGTCGCGATGCTCTGGTCGCTGCGCGCCGACCGGCGCAAGGCGATCACCTTCTGCCTCGGCGCCGGCGTCGCGATGGTCGGCCTGTACGCCGTGGTCGGCGTGCAGGCGCTGCAACAGGCCCGGTCGAACAGCGCGTACATCTCCACCGGTACGCCGCACAAGGTGCTGCTGAGCTTCTTCACCCTCTTCCTGCCCAACGGCCTGGTCCGCACCGTGATCGCGATCGCCGCCTGGGCCGGGCTGATCGTGGTGGCGATCCTGCTGTCCCAGGTGTTCCCGAAGTCGCTCGTCCCCCGGACCCATCCGGACGACCACACGCCCGAGGCGATCCGCTACACCGCGATCTACGGGATCGCCTGGATCGTCACCGCGATGTACTCGCTGCCCTGGTACGACGTGATCGCCTGGGTCGCGCTGGCGGCGGTGGCCGCGTCGAAGGTGGACAAGTGGATGGTCATCCGGACCACCATGATCGCGATCGCCTACGTTCCCGGCCGGGATCCGAACGCGCGGCAGGTCGCGCCGTTCCTGTCGGACTCGCTGGAGTGGTTCAGCACCCGGCTGCGGGACACGATCTGCCCCGCGATCGAGCTCGCCGTACTGGTCGGGCTGATCGTCTGGGCCCGGCGCAACGGCGCGCAGTGGTGGCCGTACGACTGGCCCCGGCGCAAGGCCGAGCCGAAGACCGAGAAGACCGTCTAG
- a CDS encoding bacterial proteasome activator family protein produces MSESSGENQEVQMTGAQTEDGKILIVGPDGMAVEGPPRDRSDERDNEPRSVTELVEQPAKVMRVANMIRQLLDEVKAAPLDEASRQQLRAIHEASIKELESGLAPELVEELERLSLDFTEDSTPTEAELRIAQAQLVGWLEGLFHGIQTALFAQQMAARQQLEQMRRALPGGQQQMPQSPEDGSPFPGPPQPGTTDGPGSGGMYL; encoded by the coding sequence ATGAGCGAGAGCAGCGGCGAGAACCAGGAAGTCCAGATGACCGGCGCGCAGACCGAGGACGGCAAGATCCTGATCGTCGGCCCGGACGGTATGGCCGTCGAGGGGCCGCCGCGCGACCGGAGCGACGAGCGGGACAACGAACCGCGCTCGGTGACCGAGCTGGTCGAGCAGCCGGCCAAGGTGATGCGGGTCGCGAACATGATCCGCCAACTGCTCGACGAGGTGAAGGCCGCGCCGCTCGACGAAGCGTCCCGCCAGCAACTGCGCGCCATCCACGAGGCTTCGATCAAGGAGCTGGAGAGCGGGCTGGCACCGGAGCTGGTGGAGGAGCTGGAGCGGCTGAGCCTCGACTTCACCGAGGACAGCACGCCGACCGAGGCGGAGCTGCGGATCGCGCAGGCGCAGCTGGTGGGCTGGCTCGAGGGTCTGTTCCACGGCATCCAGACCGCCTTGTTCGCCCAGCAGATGGCCGCACGCCAGCAGCTGGAGCAAATGCGTCGCGCGCTGCCCGGCGGCCAGCAGCAGATGCCGCAGTCACCCGAGGACGGCTCACCGTTCCCCGGCCCGCCGCAGCCGGGCACCACGGACGGCCCGGGCAGCGGCGGGATGTACCTGTAG
- a CDS encoding HAD family hydrolase produces the protein MTQGWRPAAVALDIDGTLIDHDERVSPAVVDAVRRAAAQVPIILCTGRSWQTTRPVAELLGLPDGFVVCSNGARTLKYPSGEVVDERTFDPTTVIASVREHAPNARMAVEEQDGSYLVTEPFPEGDLGAAATVRVVTDAELAPQPVTRLIIRDPEQSESDFVQLAERLGLHGVGYFVGWTAWLDIAPEGVDKSTGLKVALAQYGLEADGLLALGDGRNDIEMLVYAGLGIAMGAAPDEVKAKADEVTKSVTDDGVAAVLNRYF, from the coding sequence ATGACCCAGGGCTGGCGGCCGGCGGCCGTTGCCCTCGACATCGACGGAACACTGATCGACCACGACGAGCGGGTCTCGCCCGCCGTGGTGGACGCGGTTCGCCGCGCCGCCGCTCAGGTGCCGATCATCCTGTGCACCGGCAGGTCCTGGCAGACCACCAGGCCGGTCGCCGAACTGCTCGGACTGCCGGACGGTTTTGTTGTCTGCAGCAACGGTGCGCGCACGTTGAAGTACCCGTCCGGCGAGGTGGTGGACGAGCGCACCTTCGACCCGACCACGGTGATCGCCTCGGTCCGCGAACACGCGCCGAACGCACGGATGGCGGTCGAGGAGCAGGACGGCAGCTATCTGGTCACCGAGCCTTTCCCGGAAGGGGATCTCGGCGCGGCGGCAACGGTCCGGGTGGTCACCGACGCCGAGCTGGCGCCACAACCGGTGACCCGGCTGATCATCCGGGACCCGGAGCAGTCCGAGAGCGACTTCGTCCAGCTGGCCGAGCGGCTCGGCCTGCACGGGGTCGGCTACTTCGTCGGCTGGACCGCCTGGCTCGACATCGCGCCGGAGGGCGTCGACAAGAGCACCGGGCTGAAGGTGGCGCTGGCGCAGTACGGGCTGGAGGCCGACGGTCTGCTCGCGCTGGGCGACGGGCGCAACGACATCGAGATGCTGGTCTACGCCGGGCTCGGGATCGCGATGGGCGCGGCGCCGGACGAGGTGAAGGCGAAAGCGGACGAGGTGACCAAGTCCGTCACCGACGACGGTGTCGCCGCGGTGCTCAACAGGTATTTCTGA